Proteins from one Nitrososphaerota archaeon genomic window:
- a CDS encoding aldolase/citrate lyase family protein, with protein sequence MIKNRVKEMIKKGEVTYGAWIGIGHPDVAEILSTLGLDWLVFDTEHAPLYFETVQKMMQAIRDPNLTPITRVAWNDPVLIKLALDIGSLGIIVPWINNKEEAIKAVKAKLYPPKGIRGVGPRRAARYGADFQEYVKVADEEILLLVQIETQEAVKNIDDILSVEGVDAFFIGPLDLSASLGYIGDWRNPKVLETIDKILDAGKRNGVPGGIYAMDIEHAKECTKKGFKFIALGSDYKFLKAGCLSALEAVKKIS encoded by the coding sequence TTGATAAAGAATAGAGTTAAAGAAATGATTAAAAAAGGTGAAGTAACATATGGCGCATGGATAGGAATTGGCCACCCGGATGTAGCTGAAATATTATCCACTCTAGGACTTGATTGGCTTGTTTTTGATACGGAACATGCACCATTGTATTTTGAAACTGTCCAAAAAATGATGCAAGCAATTAGAGACCCTAATTTAACTCCTATTACACGAGTTGCATGGAATGATCCAGTTTTAATAAAACTTGCATTAGATATTGGCTCTCTTGGTATAATAGTTCCTTGGATAAATAATAAAGAAGAAGCTATTAAAGCTGTAAAAGCAAAATTATATCCTCCAAAAGGTATAAGAGGAGTAGGACCAAGAAGAGCTGCAAGATATGGAGCAGATTTTCAAGAATATGTTAAAGTTGCTGATGAAGAAATATTATTACTTGTTCAAATAGAAACACAAGAAGCAGTAAAAAATATTGATGACATACTTTCTGTAGAAGGTGTGGATGCTTTTTTCATTGGTCCTTTAGATTTATCTGCTTCCTTAGGATACATAGGTGATTGGAGAAATCCAAAAGTTCTTGAAACAATAGATAAAATTCTTGATGCAGGAAAAAGGAATGGAGTGCCAGGAGGAATATATGCAATGGATATAGAACATGCAAAAGAATGTACAAAAAAAGGATTTAAATTTATAGCACTAGGAAGTGATTATAAGTTTCTTAAAGCAGGATGTTTATCTGCTTTAGAAGCCGTTAAAAAGATCTCATAA
- a CDS encoding ArsR family transcriptional regulator encodes MSSEDKKVHIETKLRGKTLLVYWYLLKHGNSPVGVRHIQRELGFSSPSIVSHHLEKLIDLGLVKRNERGEYIPIEEVKIGIFKEFIRIGRLIFPRYIFYAVLFTTMLLSYIIIYQQNFSPHNIMALIFGFLACIILWYETLRLLKETPI; translated from the coding sequence ATGAGCTCAGAAGATAAAAAAGTCCATATAGAAACTAAATTAAGAGGGAAAACATTACTTGTATATTGGTATTTATTAAAACATGGCAATTCTCCAGTTGGCGTTAGGCATATACAAAGAGAATTAGGTTTTAGTAGCCCAAGCATAGTTTCTCATCATCTTGAAAAACTTATAGATTTAGGATTGGTTAAAAGAAATGAGAGAGGAGAATATATTCCTATAGAAGAAGTAAAAATTGGAATTTTTAAAGAATTTATAAGAATTGGTAGATTAATTTTTCCAAGGTATATTTTTTATGCTGTTTTATTTACAACAATGTTATTATCTTATATAATTATTTATCAACAAAATTTTTCTCCTCATAATATAATGGCTCTTATATTTGGTTTTTTAGCATGTATAATTTTATGGTATGAAACACTTAGGCTTTTAAAAGAAACACCTATTTAA
- a CDS encoding shikimate kinase, whose product MKSKALTYGAISIINAIPIGKGSALSINLKTIAEIEIFEDPKERILIEIDNYPNENTSLAEEVVREFLKKAEIKKHSVKVKTFSNIPIGVGLKSSSAASNAIALACSSALKLNLKDLEIINIGVDASIKSGVSITGAFDDACASYFGGVVITDNYKREIIKMDKIHDNLKIVLYIPNKKFYTSQIDRKRIKAISKISYEAYEIALKNKYWEALTINGLACAAALGFDVKPIIDALELGAIASGLSGTGPAISAICEEENVNKIVSEWNKLPGKVIVCEINNNKAHVIE is encoded by the coding sequence TTGAAAAGTAAAGCATTAACTTATGGAGCAATATCTATAATTAATGCTATTCCAATTGGTAAAGGTTCTGCTTTAAGTATAAATTTAAAAACTATTGCAGAAATTGAAATATTTGAAGACCCTAAAGAAAGAATTTTAATAGAAATTGATAATTATCCTAATGAAAATACTTCATTAGCTGAAGAAGTTGTAAGGGAATTTTTAAAGAAAGCTGAAATTAAAAAGCATAGTGTAAAAGTAAAGACTTTTTCGAATATTCCAATTGGAGTAGGTTTAAAAAGTTCAAGTGCAGCTTCAAATGCTATAGCTTTAGCATGCTCTTCTGCTCTTAAATTAAATTTGAAAGATTTAGAAATAATTAATATAGGAGTAGATGCTTCTATAAAATCTGGAGTATCTATTACAGGTGCATTTGATGATGCTTGTGCATCATATTTTGGTGGAGTTGTTATTACTGATAACTATAAAAGAGAAATAATTAAGATGGATAAAATACACGATAATTTAAAAATTGTTTTATATATTCCAAATAAGAAATTTTATACATCTCAAATAGATAGAAAAAGAATAAAAGCAATTTCAAAAATAAGTTATGAAGCTTATGAAATTGCATTGAAAAATAAATATTGGGAGGCATTAACAATAAATGGTTTAGCATGTGCTGCAGCATTAGGATTTGATGTTAAACCAATTATTGATGCTCTTGAATTAGGAGCAATAGCATCTGGTTTATCTGGAACTGGTCCAGCAATTTCAGCTATATGTGAAGAAGAAAATGTTAATAAAATTGTTTCTGAATGGAATAAGCTTCCTGGAAAAGTGATTGTATGCGAAATTAATAATAATAAAGCTCATGTGATTGAATAA
- a CDS encoding HAD family phosphatase yields MFDLDGVIIDSEPIHFKADKELLKRRGIKYSLEDASLFTGKREKECYIELKRMYCLKESIKELIEERKKIFFSLLNKENIKPIPGLINLLNILKKNNKKIAIASSSEKEYIEYVLNKFNIKEFFEVIVSGYEVEKGKPEPDIFLKASEKLKVNPNECLVIEDSQNGVIAAKKAGMKCIAIPNSITKNQDFSLANKVLNSLNEVTIELIDSL; encoded by the coding sequence ATTTTTGATTTGGATGGAGTAATTATAGATAGCGAACCAATACATTTTAAAGCTGATAAAGAACTTTTAAAAAGAAGGGGTATAAAATATAGTTTAGAGGATGCTTCTTTATTTACTGGTAAAAGAGAAAAAGAATGTTATATTGAATTAAAAAGAATGTATTGTTTAAAAGAAAGTATTAAAGAACTTATTGAAGAAAGGAAGAAGATTTTCTTCTCATTATTAAATAAAGAAAATATTAAACCTATACCTGGATTAATTAATCTATTAAATATTCTTAAGAAAAATAATAAAAAAATTGCAATTGCTTCTTCTTCAGAAAAAGAATATATAGAATATGTATTAAACAAATTCAATATTAAAGAATTTTTCGAAGTAATCGTAAGTGGATATGAAGTTGAAAAAGGGAAACCTGAACCAGATATTTTTCTTAAAGCTTCTGAAAAACTTAAAGTAAATCCTAATGAATGTCTAGTTATAGAAGATTCTCAAAATGGTGTAATAGCAGCTAAAAAAGCTGGAATGAAATGTATTGCTATTCCTAATTCTATAACAAAAAATCAAGATTTTTCCTTAGCAAATAAAGTTCTTAATAGCCTTAATGAAGTTACTATCGAGTTAATTG
- a CDS encoding chorismate mutase: MKNDGKELIKLRKEVNKITMQIFKLIYKRQKLCYKIGLLKKGMKLKIRNKNVEEKLKMEILEYCKKHGLRENFCLKILNSLILESIKEQKKIFSIKKGR; encoded by the coding sequence ATGAAAAATGATGGAAAAGAATTAATCAAATTAAGAAAAGAAGTAAATAAAATCACTATGCAAATTTTTAAATTAATTTATAAAAGACAAAAATTATGTTATAAAATAGGATTATTAAAAAAAGGAATGAAATTAAAAATTAGGAATAAGAATGTTGAAGAAAAATTAAAAATGGAAATATTAGAATATTGTAAAAAGCATGGATTAAGAGAGAATTTTTGTTTAAAAATTTTAAATTCTCTCATATTAGAATCTATTAAAGAGCAAAAGAAAATTTTCTCTATTAAGAAAGGAAGGTAG
- a CDS encoding prephenate dehydrogenase/arogenate dehydrogenase family protein has product MSKIAIIGGAGKMGQWLIKYFKDKHEVLISDKNIIKAKEIAKKNKIKYFENNLSLVKNANIVFLSIPISEMVNVLKDIKNHLKKDCILIEIASIKAPFYDYLKNFPREDVTCISLHPLFGPRKKRFKKMNMIIIPIKNLEKELSIAKKIFPEASFINLNIEEHDKAMAIILSLIHFINLSLGLTLKDIPIKNIIEYAGPSFLKQYSLLRKILNESPNAYADIQFYNEYNIEIINKFIEKANFLKNLINNKDKEIFINLFDELRKVID; this is encoded by the coding sequence TTGTCTAAAATAGCTATTATTGGCGGAGCAGGTAAAATGGGACAATGGTTAATAAAATACTTTAAAGATAAACATGAAGTTTTAATTTCGGATAAAAATATAATTAAAGCTAAAGAAATAGCTAAGAAAAATAAAATTAAATATTTTGAAAATAATTTAAGTTTAGTAAAAAATGCCAATATAGTTTTTCTTTCAATTCCAATAAGCGAAATGGTAAATGTTTTAAAAGATATCAAAAATCATTTAAAAAAAGATTGCATATTAATTGAAATAGCATCTATTAAAGCTCCTTTTTATGATTATCTTAAAAATTTTCCTAGGGAAGATGTAACATGTATTTCATTGCATCCTCTTTTTGGTCCCAGAAAGAAAAGATTTAAAAAAATGAATATGATAATTATTCCAATAAAGAATTTAGAAAAAGAATTAAGCATTGCTAAAAAAATTTTTCCAGAAGCATCTTTTATAAATTTGAATATTGAAGAACATGATAAAGCTATGGCTATAATTTTGTCTTTAATACATTTCATTAATCTATCTTTAGGGTTAACTCTTAAAGATATTCCTATTAAGAATATTATAGAATATGCTGGGCCATCCTTTTTAAAACAGTATAGTTTATTAAGAAAGATTTTAAATGAAAGTCCTAATGCTTATGCAGATATTCAATTTTATAATGAATATAATATTGAAATAATTAATAAATTTATAGAAAAAGCTAATTTTTTAAAAAACTTAATAAATAATAAAGATAAGGAAATTTTTATAAATTTATTTGATGAATTAAGGAAAGTAATTGATTAG
- the aroC gene encoding chorismate synthase, with translation MTGNILGERFIVISFGESHGKCIGAIVEGCPAGLKISEQDIQKELDKRKAGISEIYSSRKEEDKVEILSGIFNGFTTGAPICMIIWNKYFDSKPYEEYRNKPRPGHADYTAYIKYGGFNDWRGGGRFSGRITASFIMAGAIAKKLLNEVLGIKICAYTIEIGGIKAKIDYTKNLEELTYSNDVRCPDNDTANKMKEKIISIMKNGDSIGGIIECLITNVPIGLGEPVFSSLESDISKAIFSIPAVKGIEFGAGFNVSKMLGSESNDVFIIKNGKILTEKNNSGGILGGISNGMPIIFRIAIKPTPSISKPQKTIDLSNLKETTISIKGMHDPCIVPRAVPVVENIVACILADHAIRYNLIPPVIKRGRKNEK, from the coding sequence ATGACTGGAAATATTCTTGGAGAAAGATTTATTGTTATTAGTTTTGGTGAAAGTCATGGTAAATGTATAGGAGCAATAGTTGAGGGATGTCCAGCAGGTTTAAAAATATCTGAGCAAGATATTCAAAAAGAATTAGATAAAAGAAAAGCAGGTATTTCTGAAATATATTCTAGTAGAAAAGAAGAAGATAAAGTTGAAATTCTTTCAGGAATTTTTAATGGTTTTACTACAGGTGCACCTATTTGTATGATTATATGGAATAAATATTTTGATTCTAAACCATATGAAGAATATAGAAATAAACCTAGACCTGGACATGCAGATTATACTGCTTATATTAAATATGGAGGATTTAATGATTGGCGTGGAGGAGGAAGATTTTCAGGAAGAATAACTGCTTCTTTTATAATGGCTGGTGCAATAGCAAAAAAATTATTGAATGAAGTACTTGGAATTAAAATTTGTGCATATACAATTGAAATAGGAGGAATAAAAGCTAAAATAGATTATACAAAAAATTTAGAAGAACTTACATATAGCAATGATGTTAGATGCCCTGATAATGATACTGCAAATAAAATGAAAGAAAAAATTATCTCTATAATGAAAAATGGAGATAGCATAGGAGGAATAATAGAATGTTTAATAACAAATGTTCCTATAGGTTTAGGTGAGCCAGTTTTTTCTTCTTTAGAATCTGATATTAGCAAAGCTATTTTTTCAATACCTGCTGTAAAAGGGATAGAATTTGGAGCTGGATTTAACGTTTCTAAAATGCTTGGTTCAGAAAGCAATGATGTATTCATTATTAAAAATGGAAAAATATTAACAGAAAAGAATAATTCAGGAGGAATACTTGGAGGAATATCGAATGGAATGCCTATAATTTTTAGAATAGCTATTAAACCTACTCCATCAATATCTAAACCTCAAAAAACAATAGACTTATCTAATCTTAAAGAAACAACAATTTCAATAAAAGGAATGCATGATCCCTGTATAGTTCCAAGAGCTGTACCGGTTGTTGAAAATATTGTTGCATGTATTTTAGCTGATCATGCGATAAGATATAATTTAATTCCTCCAGTAATTAAAAGAGGAAGAAAAAATGAAAAATGA
- the aroA gene encoding 3-phosphoshikimate 1-carboxyvinyltransferase, whose protein sequence is MTDIIVYPSRVKGEIYAPPSKSFTHRAIIISSLANGISKIKKPLISLDTLATIKACESFGIEMKINKEEIKINGSEILKTPENIIDVANSGTTIRIMTAVSSLAPKGYVILTGDSSIRKRPMGPLLKSLRKLGVECWSARENGLPPIIVKGGTLKGGETNIRGDISSQFISALLIATPKARKKTIINIIGKIVSKPYIDSTIYMLKLSNIKLNILNDYRKFIIPSKQSFSPIDFIIPGDFSSASFLIASAILSNGNIKIKNLDMNIPQADSAIIDILSKMGVEIEINKEKKEIFIQSPKKLLGGTFNLMNSPDLLPIISILALKAENPTKIIGVKHARYKETDRIRALSEELRKIGAKVIELEDGLIIKPIKKIKSAKLDSHGDHRIFMALSLIGLICEEGCRVSGLETASISYPNFINDLKNISVKMEVLK, encoded by the coding sequence ATGACTGATATAATTGTTTATCCAAGTAGAGTTAAAGGAGAAATTTATGCTCCTCCAAGTAAAAGCTTTACTCATAGAGCAATAATTATTTCTAGTTTAGCAAATGGTATTTCAAAAATCAAGAAACCTCTTATTTCTCTTGATACTCTTGCTACTATAAAAGCTTGCGAATCTTTTGGTATAGAAATGAAAATAAATAAAGAAGAAATAAAAATTAATGGATCTGAAATTTTAAAAACTCCTGAAAATATTATAGATGTAGCTAATTCTGGAACAACTATTAGAATAATGACTGCTGTATCTTCTTTAGCTCCTAAAGGATATGTTATTTTAACAGGAGATTCAAGTATACGTAAAAGGCCAATGGGTCCACTTTTAAAATCTTTAAGAAAATTAGGTGTTGAATGTTGGTCTGCAAGAGAAAATGGTTTACCTCCTATAATTGTTAAAGGTGGAACATTAAAAGGTGGAGAAACAAATATTAGAGGAGATATTTCTTCACAATTCATTTCAGCTTTATTAATAGCTACTCCTAAAGCAAGAAAGAAAACAATAATAAATATTATTGGAAAAATAGTTTCTAAACCTTATATCGATTCAACTATTTATATGTTAAAATTATCAAACATTAAGTTGAATATTCTTAATGATTATAGAAAATTTATTATTCCTTCAAAACAATCTTTTTCTCCAATAGATTTTATTATTCCAGGAGATTTTAGTTCAGCATCATTTCTAATTGCTTCTGCAATACTTTCTAATGGAAATATTAAAATTAAAAATTTAGATATGAATATTCCACAAGCAGATTCTGCAATAATAGATATTTTATCTAAAATGGGCGTAGAAATAGAAATTAATAAAGAAAAGAAAGAAATTTTTATTCAATCTCCTAAAAAACTTCTAGGAGGAACATTTAATTTAATGAATTCTCCTGATTTACTTCCAATAATTTCTATACTTGCTTTAAAAGCTGAAAATCCCACAAAAATAATTGGAGTAAAGCATGCAAGATATAAAGAAACAGATAGAATACGCGCTCTTTCTGAAGAGCTTAGAAAAATAGGTGCTAAAGTTATTGAACTTGAAGATGGATTAATTATTAAACCTATTAAAAAAATTAAATCAGCTAAGCTTGATTCTCATGGAGACCATAGAATTTTCATGGCTTTAAGTTTAATAGGATTAATTTGTGAAGAAGGATGTAGAGTTTCAGGATTAGAAACTGCATCTATTTCTTACCCAAACTTTATTAATGATTTAAAGAATATTTCAGTGAAAATGGAGGTTTTGAAATGA